One genomic region from Rosa rugosa chromosome 1, drRosRugo1.1, whole genome shotgun sequence encodes:
- the LOC133727351 gene encoding phosphoglycerate mutase-like protein 4 isoform X2, protein MGDSDSNSSGGADYAEIMVVRHGETAWNSDGRIQGHLDVELNDAGRQQAAAVGSRLAKDPKISLVYSSDLKRAYETAQIIAARCGGLNVVTDPDLRERHLGDLQGLVFREAAKLSSKAYQAFISHRTCQDIPGGGESLDQLYDRCTSALERIGGERVVVVTHGGVIRSLYQRACPNGSSIGKVANTSINTFHLYDEDKWTIKSWGDISHLKETDYLESGFGGDGTSG, encoded by the exons ATGGGCGATTCCGACTCCAATTCCAG CGGTGGTGCAGATTATGCAGAAATCATGGTAGTGCGTCACGGCGAAACGGCCTGGAACTCTGATGGTAGAATCCAG GGACATCTGGATGTTGAATTGAATGATGCTGGGAGGCAGCAAGCAGCTGCA GTGGGCAGTAGATTAGCCAAGGATCCTAAAATCTCTCTTGTATACTCCTCTGACTTGAAACGAGCTTATGAGACTGCTCAAATAATTGCAGCCAGGTGCGGTGGGCTAAAT GTTGTAACAGATCCTGATTTACGAGAAAGACACTTGGGCGATCTTCAAGGCCTTGTATTTAGAGAAGCGGCCAAACTTAGTTCTAAGGCCTACCAGGCCTTTATATCTCACCGTACATGTCAAGATATTCCA GGTGGCGGAGAAAGTCTTGATCAACTTTATGACCGCTGCACATCTGCATTGGAGAGAATTGGTG GAGAGCGAGTAGTTGTGGTCACTCATGGGGGTGTCATCAGATCACTGTACCAGCGGGCTTGCCCAAATGGCAGTTCCATAGGGAAAGTGGCCAATACATCGATCAACACATTTCACTTGTATGATGAGGACAAATGGACCATAAAATCCTGGGGTGATATTAGTCATCTGAAGGAAACAGATTATCTGGAATCAGGTTTTGGAGGGGACGGAACTTCAGGTTAG
- the LOC133727351 gene encoding phosphoglycerate mutase-like protein 4 isoform X1, with protein sequence MGDSDSNSSGGADYAEIMVVRHGETAWNSDGRIQGHLDVELNDAGRQQAAAVGSRLAKDPKISLVYSSDLKRAYETAQIIAARCGGLNVVTDPDLRERHLGDLQGLVFREAAKLSSKAYQAFISHRTCQDIPGGGESLDQLYDRCTSALERIGGKHKGERVVVVTHGGVIRSLYQRACPNGSSIGKVANTSINTFHLYDEDKWTIKSWGDISHLKETDYLESGFGGDGTSG encoded by the exons ATGGGCGATTCCGACTCCAATTCCAG CGGTGGTGCAGATTATGCAGAAATCATGGTAGTGCGTCACGGCGAAACGGCCTGGAACTCTGATGGTAGAATCCAG GGACATCTGGATGTTGAATTGAATGATGCTGGGAGGCAGCAAGCAGCTGCA GTGGGCAGTAGATTAGCCAAGGATCCTAAAATCTCTCTTGTATACTCCTCTGACTTGAAACGAGCTTATGAGACTGCTCAAATAATTGCAGCCAGGTGCGGTGGGCTAAAT GTTGTAACAGATCCTGATTTACGAGAAAGACACTTGGGCGATCTTCAAGGCCTTGTATTTAGAGAAGCGGCCAAACTTAGTTCTAAGGCCTACCAGGCCTTTATATCTCACCGTACATGTCAAGATATTCCA GGTGGCGGAGAAAGTCTTGATCAACTTTATGACCGCTGCACATCTGCATTGGAGAGAATTGGTGGTAAGCACAAAG GAGAGCGAGTAGTTGTGGTCACTCATGGGGGTGTCATCAGATCACTGTACCAGCGGGCTTGCCCAAATGGCAGTTCCATAGGGAAAGTGGCCAATACATCGATCAACACATTTCACTTGTATGATGAGGACAAATGGACCATAAAATCCTGGGGTGATATTAGTCATCTGAAGGAAACAGATTATCTGGAATCAGGTTTTGGAGGGGACGGAACTTCAGGTTAG
- the LOC133727351 gene encoding phosphoglycerate mutase-like protein 4 isoform X3 gives MGHLDVELNDAGRQQAAAVGSRLAKDPKISLVYSSDLKRAYETAQIIAARCGGLNVVTDPDLRERHLGDLQGLVFREAAKLSSKAYQAFISHRTCQDIPGGGESLDQLYDRCTSALERIGGKHKGERVVVVTHGGVIRSLYQRACPNGSSIGKVANTSINTFHLYDEDKWTIKSWGDISHLKETDYLESGFGGDGTSG, from the exons ATG GGACATCTGGATGTTGAATTGAATGATGCTGGGAGGCAGCAAGCAGCTGCA GTGGGCAGTAGATTAGCCAAGGATCCTAAAATCTCTCTTGTATACTCCTCTGACTTGAAACGAGCTTATGAGACTGCTCAAATAATTGCAGCCAGGTGCGGTGGGCTAAAT GTTGTAACAGATCCTGATTTACGAGAAAGACACTTGGGCGATCTTCAAGGCCTTGTATTTAGAGAAGCGGCCAAACTTAGTTCTAAGGCCTACCAGGCCTTTATATCTCACCGTACATGTCAAGATATTCCA GGTGGCGGAGAAAGTCTTGATCAACTTTATGACCGCTGCACATCTGCATTGGAGAGAATTGGTGGTAAGCACAAAG GAGAGCGAGTAGTTGTGGTCACTCATGGGGGTGTCATCAGATCACTGTACCAGCGGGCTTGCCCAAATGGCAGTTCCATAGGGAAAGTGGCCAATACATCGATCAACACATTTCACTTGTATGATGAGGACAAATGGACCATAAAATCCTGGGGTGATATTAGTCATCTGAAGGAAACAGATTATCTGGAATCAGGTTTTGGAGGGGACGGAACTTCAGGTTAG
- the LOC133720400 gene encoding CDPK-related kinase 5 — protein sequence MGLCTSKPSFPNSITSSPQSDSQVGKDPVKVNSSTGDVENPRNEQNGEKVEEETVIAVKKSPFFPFYSPSPAHYFFSSKKSPANASAKSTPSRFFKRPFPPPSPAKHIRALLARRHGTVKPNEAIPEGSEVEGGVTGLDKSFGFSKHLSNKYELGEEVGRGHFGYTCKATFKKGELKGQQVAVKVIPKVKMTTAIAIEDVRREVKILKALTGHSNLVQFYDAYEDHDNVYIVMELCEGGELLDRILARGGKYTEEDARTVMTQILNVVAFCHLQGVVHRDLKPENFLFTSKDEDSQLKAIDFGLSDFVKPDERLNDIVGSAYYVAPEVLHRAYGTEADVWSVGVIAYILLCGSRPFWARTESGIFRAVLKADPSFDETPWPTLSTEAKDFVKRLLNKDPRKRMTAAQALSHPWLKNYSTVKIPLDLLIFKLMKVYMRSSPLRKTALRALSKTLTVDELCYLKEQFALLEPNKNGTISLENIKTALMKNATDAMKEARIADFLASLNALQYRRMDFEEFCTAALSVHQLEALDRWEQHARCAYELFDKEGNRAIVIEELASELGLGPSVPVHAVLHDWIRHTDGKLSFLGFVKLLHGVSSRVVAKAQ from the exons ATGGGTCTCTGCACCTCCAAACCCTCGTTCCCCAACTCCATCACTTCGTCTCCGCAGTCCGATTCTCAGGTCGGGAAAGATCCGGTGAAGGTCAATTCGAGCACCGGCGATGTCGAAAACCCTAGAAATGAGCAGAACGGAGAGAAGGTCGAGGAGGAGACTGTGATCGCCGTCAAGAAGTCGCCGTTTTTTCCGTTCTACAGTCCGAGTCCGGCGCACTACTTCTTCTCCTCGAAGAAGTCTCCGGCGAATGCCAGCGCGAAGTCGACGCCGAGCCGGTTCTTCAAGCGGCCGTtcccgccgccgtcgccggcGAAGCACATAAGGGCGCTGCTGGCGCGGCGGCACGGGACGGTGAAGCCGAACGAGGCGATTCCGGAGGGGAGTGAGGTTGAGGGAGGTGTGACTGGGCTTGACAAGAGCTTTGGGTTCTCTAAGCATTTGAGTAACAAGTATGAGCTCGGTGAAGAGGTTGGCCGAGGGCATTTTGGGTATACTTGCAAAGCTACCTTCAAGAAGGGAGAGCTCAAGGGCCAGCAGGTTGCTGTCAAAGTCATCCCCAAAGTCAAG ATGACTACTGCAATTGCCATTGAGGATGTGAGAAGGGAAGTCAAGATATTGAAAGCTTTGACCGGGCATAGCAATCTAGTACAGTTTTATGATGCATATGAAGACCATGATAATGTCTACATAGTTATGGA ACTGTGCGAAGGAGGGGAGCTCTTAGATAGGATACTTGCAAG GGGTGGGAAATATACAGAGGAAGATGCAAGGACTGTGATGACACAAATATTAAATGTTGTCGCGTTTTGCCACCTCCAGGGCGTGGTCCATCGAGATCTTAAGCCAGAG AATTTTCTGTTTACATCGAAGGATGAAGATTCACAGTTGAAGGCTATAGACTTTGGCCTTTCAGATTTTGTGAAACCAG ATGAAAGGCTTAACGACATTGTTGGTAGTGCATACTATGTAGCCCCCGAAGTGTTACATAGGGCTTATGGTACAGAGGCTGATGTCTGGAGCGTAGGTGTGATTGCATACATTCTATTGTGTGGCAGCCGTCCATTTTGGGCTCGAACTGAGTCTGGCATTTTTCGGGCAGTTCTAAAAGCTGATCCAAGTTTTGATGAAACACCTTGGCCAACTCTCTCTACAGAGGCAAAAGATTTTGTCAAGCGCCTATTGAATAAAGACCCACGGAAAAGAATGACAGCTGCACAAGCGTTAA GTCATCCCTGGCTTAAAAATTATAGCACTGTTAAAATTCCTCTGGACCTATTAATATTCAAGCTCATGAAGGTTTATATGCGCTCATCACCTCTCCGCAAAACTGCCTTAAGG GCTCTTTCCAAGACATTGACTGTTGATGAGCTTTGCTATTTGAAGGAGCAGTTTGCGCTTTTAGAACCAAACAAAAATGGCACAATAAGCTTAGAAAACATCAAAACG GCCTTGATGAAAAATGCAACTGATGCAATGAAGGAGGCACGAATTGCTGATTTTCTAGCATCG CTTAATGCATTGCAATACAGAAGGATGGATTTTGAGGAATTTTGTACAGCTGCACTAAGTGTCCACCAACTTGAGGCTCTGGACCGTTGGGAGCAACATGCTCGTTGTGCATATGAACTTTTTGACAAGGAAGGCAACAGGGCTATTGTCATTGAGGAACTGGCTTCG GAACTTGGTCTTGGCCCTTCTGTCCCTGTTCATGCGGTTCTTCATGATTGGATTAGGCACACCGACGGGAAGCTGAGTTTCCTTGGATTTGTGAAATTGTTGCATGGCGTATCTAGCCGGGTTGTTGCAAAAGCTCAATGA